A single window of Hymenobacter sp. APR13 DNA harbors:
- a CDS encoding RNA polymerase sigma factor, whose amino-acid sequence MEDQDILRKFADPASRNVAFNQLVRKYQTKVYWHVRKMVIDHDDADDLTQDVFVKVWKHLENFRQDASLYTWIYRIATNECLNFLQSKRRKFFLPIHDVAAELTAKVEADPGLAGDEIELRLQKAILTLPDKQRLVFNLRYYDEMPYEQMAEVTGTSVGALKASYHHAAKKIEAYITNAE is encoded by the coding sequence CAAGTTCGCAGACCCGGCCTCCCGCAACGTGGCCTTCAACCAGCTGGTGCGCAAGTACCAGACTAAGGTGTATTGGCACGTGCGCAAGATGGTCATCGACCACGACGACGCCGACGACCTCACCCAGGACGTGTTTGTGAAAGTGTGGAAGCACCTGGAGAACTTCCGGCAGGATGCCTCGCTCTACACCTGGATTTACCGCATTGCCACCAACGAGTGCCTGAACTTCCTGCAAAGCAAGCGCCGCAAGTTCTTCCTGCCCATCCATGATGTGGCGGCCGAGCTTACGGCCAAAGTGGAAGCCGACCCGGGCCTGGCCGGCGACGAAATCGAGCTGCGCCTGCAGAAAGCCATTCTCACGCTCCCCGACAAGCAGCGCCTCGTGTTCAACCTGCGCTACTACGACGAAATGCCCTACGAGCAGATGGCCGAAGTAACCGGCACCAGCGTAGGCGCCCTGAAAGCCTCCTACCACCACGCCGCCAAGAAAATCGAAGCCTACAT